In Dendropsophus ebraccatus isolate aDenEbr1 chromosome 14, aDenEbr1.pat, whole genome shotgun sequence, the following proteins share a genomic window:
- the LOC138772099 gene encoding uncharacterized protein isoform X3: MVHMMMETIRMPIGMVHMLVVMDQMLVVMDQMRVVMDQMPVEMAHMPLGMAQMRVVMDQMPVEMAHMPVGMAQMRVVMDQMPVGMVKMATLLKQFYWICQYMQVSQWIPDQNRPSPQDGFSPSPNDLVSLYFLNHEILCP, encoded by the exons ATGGTTCACATGATGATGGAAACGATAAGGATGCCGATTGGGATGGTCCACATGCTGGTAGTGATGGACCAGATGCTGGTAGTGATGGACCAGATGCGGGTGGTGATGGACCAGATGCCGGTGGAGATGGCCCACATGCCGTTGGGGATGGCCCAGATGCGGGTGGTGATGGACCAGATGCCGGTGGAGATGGCCCACATGCCGGTGGGGATGGCCCAGATGCGGGTAGTGATGGACCAGATGCCGGTGGGCATGGTGAAGATGGCAACTCTTCTTAAACAATTTTACTGGATTTGCCAGTATATGcag GTTTCACAATGGATTCCTGACCAGAACAGGCCGAGTCCTCAGGATGGATTCTCCCCTTCCCCCAATGATTTAGTTTCCTTGTATTTCCTAAACCATGAAATTCTTTGCCCATGA
- the LOC138772099 gene encoding golgin subfamily A member 6-like protein 2 isoform X2 has protein sequence MKEVTVLLLVVFASFFVAAQGKAVAADGPVIIIITRDDPDADEVALDNQDGSHDDGNDKDADWDGPHAGSDGPDAGSDGPDAGGDGPDAGGDGPHAVGDGPDAGGDGPDAGGDGPHAGGDGPDAGSDGPDAGGHGEDGNSS, from the exons ATGAAGGAGGTCACTGTTCTACTCCTGGTGGTCTTCGCCAGTTTCTTTG TCGCTGCTCAGGGGAAGGCCGTTGCTGCTGAT GGTCCTGTCATAATTATTATCACACGGGATGATCCAGATGCTGATGAGGTTGCTCTAGATAATCAAGATGGTTCACATGATGATGGAAACGATAAGGATGCCGATTGGGATGGTCCACATGCTGGTAGTGATGGACCAGATGCTGGTAGTGATGGACCAGATGCGGGTGGTGATGGACCAGATGCCGGTGGAGATGGCCCACATGCCGTTGGGGATGGCCCAGATGCGGGTGGTGATGGACCAGATGCCGGTGGAGATGGCCCACATGCCGGTGGGGATGGCCCAGATGCGGGTAGTGATGGACCAGATGCCGGTGGGCATGGTGAAGATGGCAACTCTTCTTAA